A window of the Streptomyces sp. NBC_00454 genome harbors these coding sequences:
- a CDS encoding PaaX family transcriptional regulator C-terminal domain-containing protein, whose translation MVEQHTPRSLIVTFYGAYGRAFPGPVPVSALVRLLGAAGVDAPSVRSSVSRLKRRGFLLPARAGDGAAGYELSEEARQLLEDGDGRIYGAPRRSQEWLLAVFSVPEQERAKRHLLRSRLARLGFGAVAPGVWIAPAHLHGETRRTLDRLHLTPYVELFRGAHLGFAPTSEAVARWWDLAALAKQHEEFLDLHEPALRALQQGPPPTAEAAYRGYLLALDTWRRLPYADPGLPRDLLPADWPGDRAAAVFTELHARLRDIGAGFVEP comes from the coding sequence GTGGTCGAGCAGCACACCCCGCGATCTCTGATCGTCACGTTCTACGGCGCCTACGGGCGGGCCTTCCCGGGCCCGGTCCCGGTATCCGCGCTGGTCCGCCTGCTGGGCGCGGCCGGAGTGGACGCCCCGTCCGTCCGCTCGTCGGTGTCCCGGCTGAAGCGGCGCGGCTTCCTGCTGCCCGCGCGGGCCGGGGACGGCGCCGCGGGCTACGAGCTCTCCGAGGAGGCACGCCAGCTCCTGGAGGACGGTGACGGGCGGATCTACGGGGCCCCGCGCCGGTCCCAGGAGTGGCTGCTGGCCGTGTTCTCCGTCCCGGAGCAGGAGCGCGCCAAGCGCCACCTGCTGCGCTCCCGGCTGGCCCGGCTCGGCTTCGGCGCGGTGGCACCGGGCGTCTGGATCGCCCCGGCCCATCTGCACGGGGAGACCCGGCGCACCCTGGACCGGCTGCACCTGACGCCGTACGTGGAGCTGTTCCGCGGCGCCCACCTCGGCTTCGCCCCGACCTCGGAGGCCGTCGCCCGCTGGTGGGATCTGGCGGCGCTGGCCAAGCAGCACGAGGAGTTCCTGGACCTGCACGAGCCGGCCCTGCGCGCCCTCCAGCAGGGCCCGCCCCCGACCGCGGAGGCCGCCTACCGCGGCTACCTCCTCGCCCTGGACACCTGGCGCCGCCTCCCGTACGCCGACCCGGGCCTGCCCCGCGACCTCCTCCCGGCGGACTGGCCGGGCGACCGCGCGGCGGCGGTCTTCACCGAACTCCACGCCCGGCTGCGGGACATCGGCGCGGGGTTCGTGGAGCCGTAG